A region of Culicoides brevitarsis isolate CSIRO-B50_1 chromosome 1, AGI_CSIRO_Cbre_v1, whole genome shotgun sequence DNA encodes the following proteins:
- the LOC134828109 gene encoding uncharacterized protein LOC134828109: MKIIVLLFALCAFTATCNASQIAFNTESCTIRTGELHEYFYDVYHNYGPGGSNYYYVHHPLAESMFPYWEHYHGMYNHLGESVVENHYGWSEEHHKALVTHVVHVRQNYTAFHIGGIRKLQDTRENIYRNLSVVMHSIDALVCEMDGTLAMAREIMMSRMECGSEDMRQYLSNHAQAFAQSLQDFFENFRNSMYMHYYYYIDESFMWDWQNFLYDSTYNKDNPVESLKSSEAIYFESKNILLSKQLDNFRTAIEWYTTTKGIMELNEIRSRLPDIINNAATQECVDPYRYF, translated from the exons atgaagattatAGTTTTGTTATTCGCACTTTGTGCGTTCACTGCC ACTTGCAATGCATCCCAAATAGCATTCAATACTGAATCATGTACCATCCGGACAGGAGAACtccatgaatatttttacgatGTTTACCATAATTACGGACCAGGAGGCTCCAACTACTATTACGTGCACCATCCATTAGCGGAAAGCATGTTTCCCTATTGGGAGCATTATCACGGTATGTATAATCATCTCGGAGAAAGTGTTGTCGAAAATCATTATGGATGGTCTGAGGAGCATCATAAAGCTTTGGTAACGCATGTCGTACATGTCCGTCAAAACTACACAGCCTTCCATATCGGAGGTATCCGTAAATTGCAAGACACCCGTGAAAATATCTACCGAAACCTTAGCGTGGTAATGCACAGCATCGATGCATTGGTTTGCGAAATGGATGGAACTCTTGCCATGGCACGCGAAATCATGATGAGTCGCATGGAATGCGGAAGTGAAGACATGAGACAATATCTCTCAAATCACGCTCAGGCCTTTGCGCAATCCTTGCAAGACTTTTTCGAGAATTTCAGAAATAGTATGTACATGCATTATTACTATTACATCGATGAGTCATTCATGTGGGATTGGCAAAACTTCCTTTATGACAGCACATACAACAAAGACAATCCCGTTGAATCATTGAAGTCCTCCGAAGCTATTTACTTCGAGTCGAAGAATATTTTGTTGTCCAAACAATTGGATAACTTCCGTACCGCTATCGAATGGTATACTACCACAAAGGGAATCATGGAGCTCAATGAGATACGATCACGCTTGCCGGATATCATCAATAATGCCGCAACACAAGAATGCGTCGATCCATATcgctatttttaa